A genome region from Arachis duranensis cultivar V14167 chromosome 8, aradu.V14167.gnm2.J7QH, whole genome shotgun sequence includes the following:
- the LOC107462745 gene encoding non-specific lipid transfer protein GPI-anchored 14-like translates to MNPRAYILLLAFVTIGRATGNSSNDKDKEECTQQLGGLATCLPYVGGGGGAKAPTPDCCNGLKQVLKNSKKCLCFIIKDRNDPDLGGIQINLTLALGLPTVCNAPANISKCPELLHMDPKSPEAQVFYQAEKNGTSPVAPAPFDGVSPASEKGESKGKSSQETSSAQKNEAPWKDKKLFVLAILGFGLQIVGLFFWL, encoded by the exons ATGAATCCCCGGGCTTACATATTGCTGTTAGCATTTGTGACAATAGGAAGGGCAACGGGAAATTCATCGAATGACAAGGACAAAGAGGAATGTACACAACAATTAGGAGGGTTAGCAACATGTCTGCCTTATGTCGGCGGCGGCGGCGGAGCAAAGGCACCGACACCGGATTGTTGTAACGGTCTGAAGCAAGTGCTGAAGAACAGCAAGAAGTGCTTGTGTTTTATTATCAAAGATCGTAATGATCCAGACCTTGGTGGAATACAGATTAATTTGACTTTAGCTTTGGGCCTGCCAACAGTTTGCAATGCCCCTGCCAATATCTCCAAGTGCCCAG AGTTGTTGCACATGGATCCAAAATCACCAGAGGCTCAAGTATTTTATCAGGCTGAGAAAAATGGAACAAGTCCTGTCGCACCCGCTCCTTTTG ATGGAGTAAGTCCAGCAAGCGAAAAAGGAGAGAGTAAAGGGAAAAGTAGTCAGGAAACCAGCTCTGCTCAGAAGAATGAGGCACCATGGAAGGACAAAAAGCTGTTCGTTTTAGCAATTTTGGGTTTTGGTCTTCAAATTGTTGGGCTCTTTTTTTGGCTTTAA